In one window of Nakamurella sp. PAMC28650 DNA:
- a CDS encoding wax ester/triacylglycerol synthase family O-acyltransferase, with protein sequence MTDRLSATDAAFLYSEDTSTPMHVGGVVILQPAPGTFDYQQVVDLIGARLSLVPRYRQRVRFVPGRLARPVWVDDEDFDLTYHVRRSALPKPGTMASLDDLVGRLISRPLDRNRPLWEMYVIEGLEGGRIAIVNKTHHAMVDRIGAVDVAAAILDIARRPRTLPDQPWIPVPPPSDIDLVVDAVADIASRPSDLIDVVRLAAADVGSTVARLAKVGAEAAELVRRTVNPAPRSVLNVTMSGQRRFASFRADLADIKAIRTAHGASVNDVILAVIASALRTWLLSRGEAVTPSTTLRALVPMSVRPAPSSGDSGEGASSVPVVSYLLDMPVAEPNPVMRLHQVSFAMSAHLDSGRQVGADSLLELGRFAPPTLHALGARVAGQLSGRMYNLLITNAPGPQVPLYAGGSPVVAMYPVAPLARGQALAVACTSYNGGVFFGLTADRDAIPDVEEFAVHIGEAIEELLPHQAGPLPGITTPARAKRSARRPARPKLSGEPQSGEAQSGEQQ encoded by the coding sequence ATGACCGACCGCCTCTCGGCGACCGATGCCGCTTTCCTGTACTCGGAGGACACATCGACCCCGATGCACGTCGGCGGGGTCGTCATCCTGCAGCCCGCACCCGGCACCTTCGACTACCAGCAGGTCGTCGACCTGATCGGCGCACGGCTCTCGCTCGTCCCCCGCTACCGGCAGCGCGTGAGGTTCGTGCCAGGACGGCTGGCCCGGCCGGTCTGGGTGGACGACGAGGACTTCGATCTGACCTACCACGTGCGCCGGTCGGCTCTGCCGAAGCCGGGCACGATGGCGAGCCTGGACGATCTGGTCGGGCGGCTCATCTCGCGGCCGCTGGATCGGAACCGGCCGTTGTGGGAGATGTACGTCATCGAGGGCCTGGAAGGTGGCCGGATCGCGATCGTCAACAAGACCCACCACGCGATGGTCGATCGCATCGGTGCCGTGGACGTGGCCGCCGCCATCCTGGACATCGCACGCCGCCCGCGGACCCTCCCGGACCAGCCGTGGATCCCGGTGCCCCCGCCCAGTGACATCGATCTGGTGGTGGACGCAGTGGCCGACATCGCCAGCCGGCCGTCCGATCTGATCGACGTGGTCAGGCTCGCCGCCGCCGATGTGGGCTCGACGGTCGCCCGGCTGGCCAAGGTCGGTGCGGAGGCCGCAGAGCTGGTGCGGCGCACGGTGAATCCAGCGCCCCGCTCGGTGTTGAACGTGACCATGAGCGGCCAGCGGAGGTTTGCGAGCTTCCGCGCCGACCTGGCCGACATCAAGGCGATACGGACGGCCCACGGCGCGTCCGTCAACGACGTGATCCTGGCGGTGATCGCCAGTGCGCTGCGGACGTGGCTGCTGTCCAGGGGTGAGGCCGTCACCCCGTCCACGACGCTGCGCGCGCTCGTCCCGATGTCGGTGCGCCCGGCACCGTCCTCCGGTGACAGCGGCGAAGGTGCCTCGTCCGTCCCGGTGGTGTCCTACCTGCTGGACATGCCGGTGGCCGAGCCGAACCCGGTGATGCGGCTGCACCAGGTGTCGTTCGCGATGAGTGCCCACCTGGACTCCGGGCGGCAGGTCGGGGCCGATTCACTCCTGGAGCTGGGCCGGTTCGCGCCGCCGACGCTGCACGCGTTGGGTGCCAGAGTGGCCGGCCAGCTGTCCGGACGGATGTACAACCTGCTGATCACGAACGCCCCGGGGCCGCAGGTGCCGCTCTATGCCGGTGGTTCGCCGGTCGTCGCGATGTATCCGGTGGCGCCGCTGGCACGTGGCCAGGCTTTGGCGGTGGCGTGCACGTCCTACAACGGGGGCGTCTTCTTCGGCCTGACCGCCGACCGGGATGCCATCCCCGACGTCGAGGAGTTCGCCGTGCACATCGGCGAGGCGATCGAGGAACTGCTGCCACACCAGGCCGGTCCGCTGCCGGGGATCACCACGCCGGCGAGGGCGAAGCGGTCGGCTCGCAGACCGGCCCGGCCGAAGCTGTCCGGCGAACCGCAGTCCGGCGAAGCGCAGTCGGGGGAGCAGCAGTGA
- a CDS encoding chromosome partitioning protein, giving the protein MNPGLLTAGNGQSWENDLVAALDRPGSGMSVVRRCVDIADVLTAATTGQASVVVVSAGLRRLDTDALQRLAAAGVAVVGIYPATDPRVKVRLERIGIVHCIADDVGATAVLAAARAAVLRLATGPVAAGADLAGGDLVGGTAVAQLGVADPRFALASADQAPETGIPALARSDPPPRGRVVAIWGPVGSPGRTMLASNLGVEWAEAGTPTLLIDADVYGGVLASAFGLLDESPGLAGACRQAANGRLDLAELTRLVWAIGANLRLLTGITRADRWPELRPSAIPSVLAVARSMAPLTVVDCGFCLEADEEITFDTSAPRRNGATLAVLADADVVVVVGTADPPGMERLIRGLAELRDVLPEARPLVVLNRLRRTAASADEASSALARFAGLQVAAVLPEDRAATDKAWVQGVPLSEAAPGSPLRKAVRDLAGSLSRMGALAPTSAVPR; this is encoded by the coding sequence ATGAATCCCGGACTCCTCACCGCCGGCAACGGGCAGAGCTGGGAGAACGATCTGGTCGCCGCGCTGGACCGGCCCGGATCCGGCATGAGCGTCGTCCGGCGCTGCGTCGACATCGCGGACGTGCTGACGGCGGCGACCACCGGGCAGGCCTCGGTCGTGGTGGTGTCGGCCGGCCTCCGGCGGTTGGACACCGATGCGCTGCAGCGGCTGGCCGCAGCGGGAGTGGCCGTCGTCGGCATCTATCCGGCGACCGATCCACGGGTCAAGGTGCGTCTCGAGCGCATCGGCATCGTCCACTGCATCGCCGACGACGTCGGTGCCACCGCCGTCCTGGCCGCGGCCAGGGCTGCGGTGCTCCGGCTGGCCACCGGTCCCGTCGCCGCCGGCGCCGACCTCGCCGGTGGCGACCTCGTCGGCGGCACTGCGGTCGCCCAACTCGGGGTCGCCGATCCGCGGTTCGCGCTCGCCTCCGCAGATCAGGCTCCCGAGACGGGAATTCCTGCCCTGGCCAGGTCGGACCCGCCTCCCCGTGGACGCGTGGTGGCGATCTGGGGTCCCGTGGGTTCCCCGGGACGGACCATGCTGGCCTCCAACCTGGGGGTCGAGTGGGCCGAGGCGGGTACCCCGACCCTCCTGATCGATGCCGACGTCTACGGCGGGGTGCTGGCCAGCGCCTTCGGACTGCTCGACGAGTCGCCGGGCCTGGCCGGTGCGTGCCGCCAGGCCGCGAACGGTCGGCTGGACCTCGCCGAGCTGACCAGGCTGGTCTGGGCGATCGGCGCCAACCTGAGGTTGCTGACGGGCATCACCCGCGCCGACCGGTGGCCGGAGTTGCGGCCGTCGGCCATTCCCTCGGTGCTCGCAGTGGCCAGGTCGATGGCACCCCTGACGGTCGTCGACTGTGGGTTCTGCCTCGAGGCGGACGAGGAGATCACCTTCGACACGAGCGCCCCCCGTCGCAACGGGGCGACCCTGGCCGTGCTGGCCGACGCGGACGTGGTCGTGGTGGTCGGGACGGCCGATCCGCCGGGGATGGAACGACTGATCAGGGGGCTGGCCGAACTGCGCGACGTGCTGCCGGAGGCAAGGCCGCTGGTGGTGCTCAATCGATTGCGCCGCACGGCCGCCTCGGCGGACGAGGCGTCCTCCGCCCTGGCGCGATTCGCCGGCCTGCAGGTGGCGGCCGTCCTCCCGGAGGACCGGGCCGCGACCGACAAGGCGTGGGTGCAGGGAGTGCCGCTGTCCGAAGCCGCCCCCGGTTCGCCGTTGCGCAAGGCCGTCCGGGATCTCGCCGGCTCCCTGTCCAGGATGGGCGCGCTCGCCCCGACGTCGGCGGTGCCCCGATGA
- a CDS encoding SAF domain-containing protein, protein MNTNGPQGAPVPRRSSRPRWLDVRVIGGLLLVIAAVVVGARVIGSSSHTSPVWAATRSLASGTVLTAGDLEPVDVNLGDDASRYIAAGSGTKSVVGSSLANPVGAGELVPVSAVQPAAAGRIVVIGVSPDRMPPGVGHGSVIDLYLTSGGTNSTSEVKTDLVSAGITVQSVSAPSSGGLSGATSNRYQIAVLVPAALADTLVKTLPKGDAIVVLVTGTR, encoded by the coding sequence ATGAACACGAACGGACCGCAGGGGGCCCCGGTTCCCAGACGGAGCAGCAGGCCGAGATGGCTCGACGTCCGGGTGATCGGAGGGCTGCTGCTGGTCATCGCCGCGGTGGTGGTCGGCGCGCGGGTGATCGGATCCAGTTCGCACACGTCGCCGGTCTGGGCCGCGACGCGGAGCCTGGCCTCCGGTACCGTCCTGACGGCCGGCGACCTCGAACCGGTCGACGTCAACCTCGGTGACGACGCTTCGCGGTACATCGCGGCCGGATCCGGAACGAAGAGCGTGGTCGGTTCGAGTCTGGCGAATCCGGTGGGGGCTGGTGAGCTGGTCCCGGTCTCGGCCGTCCAACCCGCCGCCGCCGGCCGCATCGTCGTGATCGGCGTGTCGCCCGACCGGATGCCACCGGGCGTCGGGCACGGATCGGTGATCGACCTGTACCTGACTTCGGGGGGGACCAACTCGACCAGCGAGGTGAAGACCGATCTGGTCTCGGCGGGCATCACCGTGCAATCTGTATCGGCGCCGTCCTCCGGCGGGTTGTCCGGAGCGACATCGAACCGCTACCAGATTGCCGTCCTCGTCCCGGCCGCACTCGCGGACACGCTGGTGAAAACGCTGCCGAAGGGCGACGCGATCGTCGTGCTGGTCACCGGCACCCGATGA
- a CDS encoding helix-turn-helix domain-containing protein — protein sequence MTTERFLTLADVAEILNISTSQTYALVRSGDLKGIQIGGRNQWRVERTRLEEYIDEAYQRTAASLSELPSALPVDS from the coding sequence ATGACCACCGAACGCTTCCTGACCCTGGCCGACGTGGCCGAGATCTTGAACATCTCGACCTCTCAGACCTACGCCCTGGTACGCAGCGGCGACCTGAAGGGGATCCAGATCGGCGGCCGGAACCAGTGGCGGGTCGAGCGGACCCGACTGGAGGAATACATCGACGAGGCCTACCAGCGGACGGCAGCGTCCCTGTCCGAGCTTCCGTCCGCCCTGCCGGTCGACTCCTGA
- the hpf gene encoding ribosome hibernation-promoting factor, HPF/YfiA family: MDIVVKGRNVEVPEHFRTHVADKLARSERYDPKIIRVDVELSHESNRRLSKTCQRVQITLASRGPAVRAEASAETFYSALDAAVVKLESRLRRSADIRHHKQHARTPISVVAGPGGGLIEDAPPESSEDLDRWQDDQLGDTSDGGPGRVVRIKDHPAEPITVDQALFQMELVGHDFYLFKDADSGLCSVVYRRKGFDYGLLRLT; encoded by the coding sequence GTGGATATCGTCGTCAAAGGCCGCAATGTGGAGGTTCCGGAGCACTTCCGGACACATGTGGCGGACAAACTGGCCCGCAGTGAACGGTACGACCCGAAGATCATCCGGGTCGATGTCGAGCTGTCGCACGAATCCAATCGCAGGCTCTCCAAGACCTGCCAGCGGGTGCAGATCACCCTGGCCAGCCGCGGCCCCGCCGTCCGGGCCGAAGCAAGTGCCGAGACCTTCTACAGCGCGCTCGACGCCGCCGTGGTGAAGCTCGAATCCCGGCTGCGACGTTCGGCGGACATCCGCCATCACAAGCAACACGCCCGCACCCCGATCTCCGTGGTGGCCGGCCCCGGCGGTGGCCTGATCGAGGACGCGCCGCCGGAATCGTCGGAGGACCTCGACCGCTGGCAGGACGACCAGCTCGGCGACACGTCGGACGGCGGTCCGGGCCGGGTCGTCAGGATCAAGGACCACCCCGCCGAGCCCATCACCGTCGACCAGGCGCTGTTCCAGATGGAACTCGTCGGGCACGATTTCTACCTCTTCAAGGATGCCGACTCCGGGCTCTGCTCGGTCGTCTACCGGCGCAAGGGCTTCGACTACGGGCTGCTGCGCCTGACCTGA
- a CDS encoding LysM peptidoglycan-binding domain-containing protein: MPNVIKRCRTWSADHDAGPAPTPVPAVTASTAWRQLVTALGALTSLALLLPSPSDCIDTLSGWGPGSARAADALSVGSSGLLLVAALAVWSLLLWGSAVALVAVIGRIPGGAGRRGRALLGQIAPGVARHLVLGAVGASIVTGLAAGGTGTAAAASVPGNVPPDGVASSIGRITDLETGRLPGVPDQASGWTSVEGSAVQLGSNLVDPAGGSEAGGFDIDWPAPSGTAARTAAPKAPVDIDWPAAATPVVVLRGDSLWSIAAHHLPADASSARIEKAWQQWFSANASVIGPDPNLILPGQILQPPHLETGHRS; encoded by the coding sequence ATGCCAAATGTCATCAAACGGTGTCGAACGTGGTCCGCAGACCACGATGCCGGTCCGGCCCCGACCCCCGTTCCGGCGGTCACCGCCTCGACCGCCTGGCGGCAGCTCGTCACCGCCCTTGGCGCGCTGACGTCATTGGCCCTTCTGCTACCGAGTCCGTCGGACTGCATCGACACGTTGAGCGGCTGGGGACCGGGATCGGCACGTGCGGCCGACGCCCTGTCGGTCGGCAGTTCGGGGTTGCTCCTGGTGGCCGCCCTGGCCGTGTGGTCCCTGCTGCTCTGGGGATCGGCAGTCGCTCTCGTCGCGGTGATCGGCCGGATTCCCGGGGGGGCCGGACGGCGCGGACGGGCGCTGTTGGGTCAGATCGCCCCCGGGGTGGCCCGCCACCTGGTACTCGGCGCGGTCGGGGCATCGATCGTCACCGGTCTTGCCGCCGGTGGAACCGGTACCGCAGCGGCAGCGTCGGTACCGGGGAACGTGCCACCGGACGGCGTTGCCTCGAGCATCGGACGAATCACCGATCTCGAGACGGGCCGGTTGCCGGGCGTGCCGGATCAGGCGTCGGGTTGGACCTCCGTCGAGGGGTCGGCGGTCCAACTCGGGTCGAACCTGGTGGATCCAGCGGGCGGCTCGGAGGCGGGCGGGTTCGACATCGACTGGCCGGCGCCCTCCGGCACTGCGGCCCGAACGGCAGCACCGAAGGCCCCGGTCGACATCGACTGGCCTGCCGCGGCGACCCCGGTGGTCGTCCTCCGCGGCGACTCGCTCTGGTCCATCGCGGCGCACCACCTTCCCGCGGACGCCAGCAGTGCGCGGATCGAAAAAGCCTGGCAGCAATGGTTTTCCGCCAATGCGTCCGTCATCGGGCCGGACCCGAACCTCATCCTCCCCGGGCAGATCCTGCAGCCCCCCCACCTAGAAACGGGTCACCGATCATGA
- the secA gene encoding preprotein translocase subunit SecA, whose amino-acid sequence MVLSRLLRAGEAKTIKRLRAIADRINDIESDYTGLTDAELREYTDSFKARLADGETTDDILPEAFAVVREAAKRTLGQRHFDVQLMGGAALHLGNIAEMKTGEGKTLVSTLPVYLNALEGRGVHVVTTNDYLAQRDSEWMGRVHRFLGLEVGVILSQQTPDVRKAQYAADITYGTNNEFGFDYLRDNMAWQKDDLVQRGHYFAVVDEVDSILIDEARTPLIISGPADQSSKWYSEFARLVPRLHKGAEGGGDGDYEVDESKRTVGVTEEGVAKVEQALGIDNLYESVNTPLVGFLNNALKAKELYKKDRDYIVVSGEVLIVDEFTGRVLHGRRYNEGMHQAIEAKEGVEIKAENQTLATITLQNYFRLYERLSGMTGTAQTEAAELSSTYKLGVVPIPSNKPVRRADEGDLIYKAEDAKFDAVVGDIAERHEKGQPVLVGTASVEKSELLSKLLLRAGVPHEVLNAKNHAREAAIIAQAGRAGAVTVATNMAGRGTDIVLGGNPDFTADLDLRDKGLSPAETPEEYEAAWPEALEAAAKKTKTEAERVRSAGGLYVLGTERHESRRIDNQLRGRAGRQGDPGESRFYLSLGDDLMRRVGGGTVEMLMTRLRMPDDMPIEHKFVSKAIRSAQTQVEQQNFEIRKNVLKYDEVMNKQRTVIYEERKRVLDGEDLHVQVQNMITDVVTAYIEGASSQGYAEDWDTDTLWAALKTLYPISLTPAKVSEEHGDLTRDSLLQAVLADARRAWQDREDALTPEITRELERRVVLSVLDRKWREHLYEMDYLKEGIGLRAMAQRDPLIEYQREGFDMFNAMLDSLKEESVGFLYNLQVQIVPAEGADGAVDEGGAGVIDAGPDNSGPTGSDGAAAPGVAPSANGNGNGNGRSGLAAPKPVGGKQAGNVRTRVRPVQPLPSQQAPAPIVKDTDGAPAALKAKGLTRPTATPVLSYSGPADDGGVETSGSTPQSDGVGTAQSRNAPCACGSGKKYKQCHGRPGAV is encoded by the coding sequence GTGGTTCTGTCCCGACTGCTCCGCGCCGGCGAGGCGAAGACGATCAAACGTCTGCGCGCCATCGCCGACCGCATCAACGACATCGAGTCCGACTACACGGGCCTGACCGACGCGGAGTTGCGCGAGTACACCGATTCGTTCAAGGCCAGACTCGCCGACGGCGAGACGACCGACGACATCCTGCCGGAGGCCTTCGCCGTCGTCAGGGAGGCCGCCAAGCGCACTCTGGGGCAGCGGCACTTCGACGTCCAGCTGATGGGCGGTGCGGCTCTGCACCTGGGCAACATCGCCGAGATGAAGACCGGTGAGGGCAAGACCCTGGTCTCCACCCTGCCGGTGTACCTCAACGCGCTCGAGGGTCGCGGTGTCCATGTCGTGACCACCAACGACTACCTCGCCCAGCGCGACAGCGAGTGGATGGGCCGGGTGCACCGCTTCCTCGGCCTCGAGGTGGGCGTCATCCTCTCTCAGCAGACGCCGGACGTGCGCAAGGCGCAATACGCCGCGGACATCACCTACGGCACCAACAACGAGTTCGGGTTCGACTACCTCCGCGACAACATGGCCTGGCAGAAGGACGACCTGGTGCAGCGCGGTCACTACTTCGCCGTAGTCGACGAGGTCGACTCGATCCTGATCGACGAGGCCAGGACGCCGTTGATCATCTCCGGTCCGGCGGACCAGTCGTCCAAGTGGTACTCGGAATTCGCCCGCCTGGTGCCCCGGCTCCACAAGGGCGCCGAAGGCGGCGGCGACGGCGACTACGAGGTCGACGAGTCCAAGCGCACCGTCGGTGTCACCGAGGAGGGTGTGGCCAAGGTCGAACAGGCCCTGGGCATCGACAACCTCTACGAGTCCGTCAACACGCCGCTGGTCGGGTTCCTGAACAACGCCCTCAAGGCCAAGGAGCTCTACAAGAAGGACCGCGACTACATCGTGGTCAGCGGCGAGGTGCTGATCGTCGACGAGTTCACCGGGCGGGTGCTGCACGGCCGCCGGTACAACGAGGGAATGCACCAGGCGATCGAGGCCAAGGAAGGCGTCGAGATCAAGGCCGAGAACCAGACGCTGGCCACCATCACGCTGCAGAACTACTTCCGGCTCTACGAGCGGCTCTCCGGGATGACCGGGACCGCCCAGACCGAGGCGGCCGAGCTCAGCTCCACCTACAAGCTCGGTGTGGTCCCGATTCCGTCGAACAAGCCGGTTCGCCGCGCCGACGAGGGCGACCTGATCTACAAGGCGGAGGACGCCAAGTTCGACGCGGTCGTCGGCGACATCGCAGAGCGTCACGAGAAGGGTCAGCCGGTGCTGGTCGGCACGGCGTCGGTGGAGAAGTCGGAGCTGCTCAGCAAGCTGCTGCTGCGCGCCGGCGTTCCCCACGAGGTGCTCAACGCCAAGAACCACGCCCGTGAGGCGGCCATCATCGCGCAGGCCGGCCGGGCCGGTGCGGTCACCGTCGCCACCAACATGGCCGGCCGTGGCACCGACATCGTGCTCGGCGGCAACCCGGACTTCACCGCCGACCTCGACCTGCGGGACAAGGGGTTGAGCCCGGCCGAGACCCCCGAGGAATACGAGGCGGCCTGGCCGGAGGCGCTTGAGGCGGCCGCGAAGAAGACCAAGACCGAGGCCGAGAGGGTTCGCAGCGCAGGCGGTCTGTACGTGCTGGGCACGGAACGGCACGAGTCGCGTCGCATCGACAACCAGCTGCGAGGTCGGGCCGGTCGTCAGGGCGACCCCGGCGAATCGCGCTTCTACCTCTCGCTCGGTGACGATTTGATGCGCCGGGTCGGCGGTGGCACCGTCGAGATGCTGATGACCAGGCTGCGGATGCCGGACGACATGCCGATCGAGCACAAGTTCGTGTCCAAGGCGATCAGGAGTGCGCAGACCCAGGTCGAGCAGCAGAACTTCGAGATCCGCAAGAACGTCCTGAAGTACGACGAGGTGATGAACAAGCAGCGCACCGTCATCTACGAGGAGCGCAAGCGGGTCCTCGACGGCGAGGACCTGCACGTCCAGGTGCAGAACATGATCACCGACGTGGTGACCGCCTACATCGAGGGCGCCTCGTCGCAGGGCTACGCCGAGGACTGGGACACCGACACGCTCTGGGCTGCGCTCAAGACGCTGTACCCGATCAGCCTGACGCCGGCCAAGGTCAGCGAGGAACACGGCGACCTGACCAGGGACTCCCTGCTGCAGGCCGTGCTGGCGGACGCTCGCAGGGCCTGGCAGGACCGCGAGGACGCTCTGACCCCGGAGATCACCCGCGAGCTGGAGCGGCGCGTCGTGCTGTCCGTCCTGGATCGCAAGTGGCGCGAGCACCTCTACGAGATGGACTACCTCAAAGAGGGCATCGGGCTGCGCGCCATGGCGCAGCGGGATCCGCTGATCGAGTACCAGCGCGAGGGCTTCGACATGTTCAACGCGATGCTCGACTCGCTCAAAGAGGAGTCGGTGGGCTTCCTCTACAACCTGCAGGTCCAGATCGTCCCGGCCGAGGGCGCCGACGGTGCCGTCGACGAGGGTGGCGCCGGAGTGATCGATGCCGGCCCCGACAACAGCGGGCCGACGGGTTCCGACGGGGCCGCGGCACCGGGGGTCGCTCCGTCTGCGAATGGCAATGGCAACGGGAACGGCAGGTCGGGATTGGCCGCGCCCAAGCCGGTCGGCGGAAAGCAGGCCGGGAACGTCCGGACCCGGGTGCGCCCGGTACAGCCGCTGCCCAGCCAGCAGGCACCCGCTCCGATCGTCAAGGACACCGATGGTGCGCCCGCCGCGCTCAAGGCCAAGGGTCTGACCCGTCCGACGGCCACACCGGTGCTGAGCTACTCCGGCCCCGCCGACGACGGGGGTGTCGAGACGAGCGGATCGACCCCCCAGTCCGACGGCGTCGGTACCGCGCAGTCCCGGAACGCGCCGTGCGCCTGTGGTTCGGGGAAGAAGTACAAGCAGTGCCACGGTCGCCCCGGCGCCGTCTGA
- a CDS encoding Rv3235 family protein, whose product MTSDLISDGTAPRSAAPTSAARQPVERRPVKRRPKVRRPYLAAVPDCEPPFDDERSATSRIQQLRQGVKAKPRPIAPDKILDAEVPGWSQDADIGVRRTATAELPAAQRSGQLLARALVEVLSGQRPLPQLRMHCAPEVFAGLQGRPISTGGLSHLLTVRVCEPADGVAEVSAVFRRGDRVRAVAFRIQGVDGRWRVTALQTA is encoded by the coding sequence ATGACGTCCGACCTGATTTCAGACGGCACCGCCCCCAGGTCCGCGGCGCCCACGTCCGCGGCGCGCCAACCGGTGGAACGCCGGCCGGTGAAGCGGCGGCCGAAGGTCCGTCGTCCGTACCTGGCCGCAGTTCCGGACTGCGAACCGCCGTTCGACGACGAGCGATCGGCCACGAGTCGCATCCAACAGCTCCGTCAGGGCGTGAAGGCGAAGCCGAGACCCATCGCGCCCGACAAGATCCTCGACGCCGAGGTCCCCGGTTGGTCGCAGGATGCCGACATCGGAGTCCGGCGCACCGCGACCGCCGAGCTACCGGCAGCCCAGCGCTCCGGGCAACTGCTGGCCCGAGCCCTGGTGGAGGTGCTGTCCGGCCAACGACCGCTGCCGCAACTCAGGATGCACTGCGCACCAGAGGTTTTCGCAGGACTTCAGGGCCGGCCGATCTCCACCGGCGGCCTGAGCCACCTGCTGACCGTTCGGGTGTGCGAGCCGGCCGACGGCGTGGCCGAGGTCAGCGCCGTCTTCCGACGCGGCGACCGGGTCAGGGCCGTCGCGTTCCGGATCCAGGGTGTGGACGGGCGGTGGCGGGTCACCGCCCTGCAGACCGCCTGA
- a CDS encoding ComF family protein, translating into MVDPQRSGRGPLGVLLDLVLPRPCPGCGGPEPWCSGCAATLSPRARQVALPEVTLDTAADVALPVVRALARYAGPVRAAILAGKERGRSDLPPLLGLAVGTALIRLRRIALVPDEVWIVPAPSRRAAARRRGGDPVTAMASAAARTMAAAGIVAGVAPCLYTQGRARDSVGLDAAARTANLAGRIRFRRSGAPPDGVAVVLLDDVLTTGSTVVAAVRALSVAGIDVICGLAVATAAPWRADR; encoded by the coding sequence ATGGTCGACCCGCAGAGATCCGGCCGTGGGCCGCTCGGCGTGCTGCTGGACCTCGTCCTGCCGCGGCCCTGCCCCGGATGCGGCGGCCCGGAGCCCTGGTGCTCCGGGTGCGCGGCCACGCTGTCCCCCCGCGCCCGCCAGGTGGCGCTGCCGGAGGTCACCCTTGACACGGCCGCGGATGTCGCGCTCCCGGTGGTCCGGGCGCTGGCCCGGTATGCCGGTCCGGTGCGGGCCGCGATCCTGGCCGGCAAGGAACGAGGTCGCTCCGACCTGCCGCCGCTGCTGGGACTGGCGGTCGGGACGGCGCTGATCCGGTTGCGCCGCATCGCCCTCGTCCCGGACGAGGTCTGGATCGTGCCGGCACCGAGCCGCCGCGCCGCCGCCCGCCGTCGCGGAGGGGATCCGGTGACGGCCATGGCGAGCGCCGCCGCCAGGACGATGGCCGCGGCCGGCATCGTCGCCGGTGTCGCTCCGTGCCTCTACACACAGGGCCGGGCCAGGGACTCCGTCGGGCTGGACGCGGCCGCCCGGACCGCCAACCTGGCCGGCCGGATCCGGTTCCGGCGCAGCGGAGCGCCGCCGGACGGGGTGGCCGTGGTGCTCCTTGACGACGTGTTGACCACCGGGTCGACCGTGGTGGCCGCCGTCCGCGCACTGTCGGTAGCCGGCATCGACGTCATCTGTGGGCTCGCGGTGGCCACGGCAGCGCCGTGGCGCGCAGACAGGTGA